The Thermus brockianus genome window below encodes:
- a CDS encoding glycosyltransferase family 2 protein: MRISVVIPAHNEEAYLAGALEAILAQSLPPFEVIVVDNASTDRTREVAEGFGVRVVHCARKGVAHARQAGLLAARGEWVAMTDADSRPLSHWLASLARRAEGALALYGPLRFYGVSPWEAAFSEWGYRAFLRLMALLGKPNLAGANMMVLKEAALRVGGFPEVEAREDVLLGYKLARLGPVRYVPEALVLTSARRLKGGWGRFLLRQARNLLGDPRGYFGEGGERER; encoded by the coding sequence GTGCGCATCAGCGTGGTGATCCCCGCCCACAACGAGGAGGCTTACCTGGCCGGGGCCCTCGAGGCCATCCTGGCCCAGTCCCTTCCCCCCTTTGAGGTCATCGTGGTGGACAACGCCTCCACCGACCGCACCCGGGAGGTGGCGGAGGGTTTTGGGGTGCGGGTGGTCCACTGCGCCCGAAAAGGGGTGGCCCACGCCCGCCAGGCGGGGCTCCTGGCCGCCCGGGGGGAGTGGGTGGCCATGACCGACGCCGACTCCAGGCCCCTTTCCCACTGGCTCGCTTCCCTTGCACGCCGGGCGGAGGGCGCTTTGGCCCTCTATGGTCCCTTGCGCTTCTATGGCGTTTCCCCTTGGGAAGCCGCTTTTTCCGAGTGGGGCTACCGGGCCTTTCTGCGCCTCATGGCCCTTTTGGGAAAGCCCAACCTGGCGGGAGCCAACATGATGGTCCTCAAGGAGGCCGCTCTCCGGGTGGGGGGCTTCCCCGAGGTGGAGGCCCGGGAGGACGTGCTTTTGGGCTACAAGCTCGCCCGGCTTGGCCCGGTGCGCTACGTGCCCGAGGCCTTGGTCCTCACCTCGGCCCGGAGGCTCAAGGGAGGGTGGGGGAGGTTTCTCCTTAGGCAGGCTAGAAACCTCCTGGGCGATCCTCGAGGCTACTTCGGGGAAGGCGGGGAAAGGGAAAGATAA
- a CDS encoding polysaccharide deacetylase family protein: MELALGLILLLYGLSDLLFRFLGLGAYAHGSRREAKVALTFDDGPSERTEALLALLRRHGVKATFFLTGERARAHPHLVEAIRKEGHQVEDHGAYHRALGLLLPWVEWRHMAQNPARYYRPPHGLHTPFTRPFARALGKRIALWDLESKDWLPLSPEALAERLLYYLRPGSVVLLHDGPERTLRLLEIALPKLLALGYRPVTLDELKPLPLTPRLALIRGLQGLEERYNLRHRVARAGLGPFDLFRVEKKPFPGPSLPGLPKGTPALELHLESQRAMELTPLEAIRHTRESLKKVAALVAQDPEIGLVYGYSSLAPGGRLFGFQTAPLPLLPRLVASLASAWFYWLYRGELPKRENLWASLAYLSREELLRRFPPSTPASLPLEPGER, translated from the coding sequence ATGGAGCTAGCCCTGGGCCTCATCCTCCTCCTCTATGGCCTTTCCGACCTCCTTTTCCGCTTCCTCGGCCTCGGCGCCTATGCCCACGGAAGCCGGCGCGAGGCCAAGGTGGCCCTCACCTTTGACGACGGCCCTTCGGAACGGACCGAAGCCCTCCTCGCCCTCCTCCGGCGCCACGGGGTGAAGGCCACCTTTTTCCTCACGGGGGAAAGGGCGAGGGCCCACCCCCACCTGGTGGAGGCCATCCGGAAGGAAGGGCACCAGGTGGAGGACCACGGGGCGTACCACCGGGCCTTAGGGCTTCTCCTCCCCTGGGTGGAGTGGCGGCACATGGCGCAAAACCCCGCCCGGTACTACCGCCCGCCCCACGGCCTCCATACCCCCTTCACCCGGCCCTTCGCCCGGGCCCTAGGCAAGCGCATCGCCCTTTGGGACCTGGAAAGCAAGGACTGGCTTCCCCTTTCCCCCGAGGCCCTGGCGGAAAGGCTCCTTTACTACCTGCGCCCGGGCTCGGTGGTCCTCCTGCACGATGGGCCCGAGCGCACCCTAAGGCTTTTGGAAATCGCCTTGCCCAAGCTGCTCGCCCTGGGCTACCGGCCCGTGACCCTGGACGAGCTGAAGCCCCTTCCCCTCACCCCCCGGCTCGCCCTTATCCGGGGCCTCCAGGGGCTCGAGGAGCGCTACAACCTCCGCCACCGGGTGGCGCGGGCGGGGCTTGGCCCCTTTGACCTCTTCCGGGTGGAGAAAAAGCCCTTCCCCGGGCCGAGCCTCCCGGGCCTGCCTAAGGGAACCCCCGCCCTGGAGCTCCATCTGGAAAGCCAGCGGGCCATGGAGCTCACCCCCTTGGAGGCCATCCGCCACACCCGGGAAAGCCTCAAGAAGGTGGCCGCCCTCGTGGCCCAGGACCCCGAGATAGGGCTCGTGTACGGCTATAGCTCCCTGGCCCCCGGCGGGAGGCTCTTTGGCTTCCAAACCGCCCCCCTCCCCCTCCTCCCCCGCCTGGTGGCGAGCCTGGCCAGCGCCTGGTTCTACTGGCTTTACCGGGGGGAGCTCCCCAAACGGGAAAACCTCTGGGCAAGCCTCGCCTACCTCAGCCGGGAGGAGCTTTTACGGCGATTCCCACCGTCCACTCCCGCTTCCCTACCCCTGGAACCCGGTGAACGCTAA
- a CDS encoding MFS transporter, translating into MFRLLPWAREGLSVFLRLVLAVGLMEGVRSGFFAGLMPFYAPERLHLGPAVFTLAYTLHQLAENLSKSFGGLLAERVGFGKTASLAGGVGLLVLFLTPQAEAAWILWALATLWGLSLSTLYPGLMTLASRIAVPGREARALSFTLTLVLPWAGIGLVGVGQVAQRHPEAALTLLLLAQGIALLLTLSLFAFRIPLPPPKREAYPWGRLLLFLPAAFGQTFAPALVSLSLLRYAKERFGLEPLALGGFLLLGGGLAFGLLPLTGRLVDRRGYRLALLGGLFLLGFAMLRLASTQSLAEVALLAVLGGVGFSLFLPGWNGFLAKNLPEENRAAIWGGLMTVEGLGVALGPAAGGVLWQAFGPQAPFVAGSAIFFALSLFYAFVLGRVRWS; encoded by the coding sequence GTGTTTCGCCTATTGCCGTGGGCCAGGGAAGGCCTTTCCGTCTTCCTGCGCCTCGTCTTGGCCGTGGGCCTCATGGAGGGGGTAAGGAGCGGGTTTTTCGCTGGGCTTATGCCCTTTTACGCCCCCGAGCGCCTCCACCTGGGCCCCGCCGTCTTCACCCTGGCCTACACCCTCCACCAACTGGCGGAAAACCTCTCCAAAAGCTTTGGCGGCCTTCTGGCGGAGCGGGTGGGCTTCGGCAAGACCGCTAGCCTAGCGGGAGGGGTGGGGCTTCTGGTCCTCTTCCTCACCCCCCAGGCGGAAGCCGCCTGGATCCTCTGGGCCTTGGCCACCCTCTGGGGCCTCTCCCTCTCCACCCTCTACCCGGGGCTCATGACCCTGGCGAGCCGCATCGCCGTGCCCGGGCGGGAGGCCAGGGCCCTTTCCTTCACCCTCACCCTGGTCCTGCCCTGGGCGGGCATCGGCCTCGTGGGGGTGGGGCAGGTGGCCCAACGCCACCCCGAGGCGGCCCTCACCCTTCTCCTCCTGGCCCAAGGTATAGCCCTCCTCCTCACCCTAAGCCTTTTCGCCTTCCGCATCCCCCTGCCGCCCCCGAAGCGGGAGGCGTACCCTTGGGGCCGCCTTCTCCTTTTCCTTCCCGCCGCCTTCGGCCAGACCTTCGCCCCCGCCCTGGTATCCCTCTCCCTCCTCCGCTACGCCAAGGAGCGGTTCGGCCTCGAGCCCTTGGCCTTAGGAGGCTTCCTCCTCCTCGGAGGCGGGCTCGCCTTTGGCCTCCTGCCCCTTACGGGCAGGCTGGTGGACCGCCGGGGCTACCGCCTGGCCCTTTTGGGAGGACTTTTCCTCCTGGGCTTCGCCATGTTGCGCCTGGCCTCCACCCAAAGCCTGGCCGAGGTGGCCCTCCTCGCCGTGCTAGGGGGGGTTGGCTTTAGCCTTTTCCTGCCCGGATGGAACGGGTTCTTGGCCAAGAACCTGCCCGAGGAGAACCGGGCCGCCATCTGGGGCGGGCTCATGACCGTGGAGGGGCTAGGGGTGGCCTTGGGGCCTGCGGCAGGGGGGGTGCTGTGGCAAGCCTTTGGCCCGCAAGCGCCCTTCGTGGCGGGTAGCGCCATCTTCTTCGCCCTAAGCCTCTTCTATGCCTTCGTTCTCGGGAGAGTGCGATGGAGCTAG